A stretch of Gymnodinialimonas phycosphaerae DNA encodes these proteins:
- a CDS encoding flagellar biosynthetic protein FliR yields MIDLLAQALELSQLWLATAVAVFLRVGACFLVLPGLGDQMIPVRVRLGAALAFTVFLTPALLPDLATGQVLPPVTAFFSEIMAGLIIGMALRFLVHALQIAGTIAAQSTSLSQIMGGATPDPLPAMGAILMLGGLTLAVLSGLHVHLVETFLRSYNVLPFGDLPGPRDLAGWGVREVSASFSLAVSLAAPFLIASLIYNVALGVINKAMPQLMVAFVGAPAITWGGLVLLLVTTPFILPVWLHAFEGALASPLGGR; encoded by the coding sequence ATGATCGATCTGCTGGCCCAGGCTCTTGAATTGTCGCAACTCTGGCTTGCCACAGCCGTCGCCGTCTTTCTTCGGGTCGGCGCTTGTTTTCTGGTGCTGCCTGGGCTGGGGGATCAGATGATCCCCGTCAGAGTGCGCCTAGGCGCAGCGCTTGCGTTTACCGTTTTTCTCACGCCTGCCCTGCTGCCGGACCTTGCAACTGGTCAAGTCCTTCCCCCGGTCACGGCCTTCTTCTCCGAGATAATGGCCGGCTTGATCATCGGCATGGCGCTGCGGTTTCTGGTCCATGCGCTTCAGATCGCGGGCACAATCGCTGCGCAATCGACGTCCCTCAGCCAGATCATGGGCGGTGCCACGCCGGATCCCTTGCCCGCCATGGGTGCGATCCTCATGCTGGGCGGCCTGACCCTTGCGGTCTTGTCGGGCCTGCACGTCCACTTGGTGGAAACCTTCCTGCGGTCCTACAATGTGCTGCCTTTCGGCGATCTCCCCGGTCCGCGAGATTTGGCCGGTTGGGGTGTAAGAGAGGTCAGCGCCAGCTTTTCGCTCGCCGTTTCCCTCGCCGCCCCCTTCCTGATCGCGTCGCTCATCTACAACGTGGCGCTTGGCGTGATCAACAAGGCCATGCCGCAGTTGATGGTCGCCTTCGTGGGCGCCCCGGCGATCACATGGGGCGGCTTGGTTCTGCTGTTGGTGACAACGCCCTTCATCCTCCCTGTGTGGCTGCACGCCTTCGAAGGGGCGCTGGCCTCTCCCCTCGGGGGGCGGTGA
- the flgA gene encoding flagellar basal body P-ring formation chaperone FlgA has product MRWFLLMLALASPATAQETVIAAGTIRGSALIGPADVAVIEGATPGALSDMSHAIGMEARVNLYPGRPIRPGDLRPPAIVERNEIVSLRYNYGGLLVMTEGRALDRAAEGEALRVINLASRQTVTATATGPGLVTVGPNR; this is encoded by the coding sequence ATGCGGTGGTTTCTTCTGATGCTGGCCCTCGCCAGTCCCGCCACGGCCCAGGAAACCGTGATTGCCGCAGGCACCATTCGGGGTTCTGCCCTGATTGGTCCCGCCGACGTCGCAGTGATTGAGGGCGCCACCCCCGGTGCGCTGTCGGACATGTCCCATGCCATCGGCATGGAGGCGCGCGTGAATCTGTATCCGGGCCGCCCGATCCGCCCCGGCGATCTGCGCCCCCCCGCCATCGTGGAGCGCAATGAGATCGTCTCGCTTCGCTACAATTATGGCGGACTTCTCGTGATGACCGAAGGGCGTGCGCTTGATCGCGCAGCCGAGGGGGAGGCGCTTCGCGTCATCAACCTCGCCTCCCGTCAAACCGTTACCGCCACGGCCACTGGGCCTGGCCTTGTCACCGTTGGACCCAATCGATGA
- the flhA gene encoding flagellar biosynthesis protein FlhA, translating into MIAAKALFQPTILFALALMAVIIMMILPVPSFILDIGLATSFGLAILIFTVTLFIERPLDFSAFPTVLLASLMLRLSLNVSSTKLIIGQGHTGTDAAGSVIEGFAMFVIDGSVVMGLVIFCVLLIVNFIVINKGAARMAEVGARFALDGMPGKQLAIDSDMAAGAIDHNEAKARREREQAETTFFGSLDGASKFVKGDAIAGLLITMLNLVVGLIIGTTIHGMPIGQAFETYTILTVGDGLVSQIPSVIIAIASALLLARGGASGATDIALFAQLGRHPSALVAVAVLMAIFGLVPGLPMAPFLLGSAALGYAAWRRTQSLEAEAASDAAPSPEALEAPKETSGDLLDVDDIHVEFSPDLVSLALDPATGLDARIKNMREHVARSFGVLLPEMRLTDRGDLPPGTYSIKLLGVEHATAHLNPARVLMLTQDGTVDLPDGEETSEPVYGAPARWIDPRDRERAGLAGMTVVTPSEVLATHLLEVLKRNLSRLMTFKTLQRQLDAFITLSDGTRSEENRRLLNELVPDKVPLDLLHSILRLLLSEQVSIRNLPLILEAIAESRGTTTQPEMICEHVRQRLGFQLIAEMKRSDGTLPLIQLSSDWEDIFMRFQIGGDGGLPEIALPPDEFNALAKSVAEKVATASEKGTFPAVVTSSMRRRFLRTVLSARGITNPVFSFEEIGLEAKPALVGLAAP; encoded by the coding sequence ATGATCGCGGCGAAAGCGCTTTTTCAACCAACGATACTGTTCGCCCTCGCGCTCATGGCTGTGATCATCATGATGATCCTGCCTGTGCCTTCGTTCATTCTCGACATCGGACTGGCCACTTCGTTCGGGCTCGCGATCCTCATCTTCACGGTGACCCTGTTCATCGAACGCCCTCTTGATTTTTCGGCGTTTCCAACGGTCCTGCTGGCATCCTTGATGCTCAGACTCTCGCTCAACGTGTCCTCGACGAAACTGATCATCGGCCAGGGACACACCGGCACCGACGCGGCGGGAAGCGTGATCGAAGGGTTCGCGATGTTCGTGATCGACGGCTCGGTCGTCATGGGCCTTGTCATTTTCTGCGTGCTGCTGATCGTGAATTTCATCGTGATCAACAAAGGCGCCGCACGTATGGCCGAGGTCGGTGCGCGCTTTGCGCTCGACGGGATGCCCGGCAAACAGCTTGCCATCGACAGCGATATGGCCGCGGGCGCCATCGATCACAATGAAGCCAAGGCCCGGCGTGAGAGGGAGCAGGCGGAGACGACCTTCTTCGGCTCCCTCGACGGGGCGTCGAAATTTGTGAAGGGGGATGCGATTGCAGGCCTTCTGATCACGATGTTGAACCTTGTCGTCGGCCTTATCATCGGCACGACCATTCATGGCATGCCAATCGGCCAAGCCTTCGAAACTTATACCATTTTGACCGTGGGCGACGGGTTGGTCAGCCAAATTCCATCGGTCATCATCGCCATTGCATCGGCCCTTCTGTTGGCACGCGGCGGCGCTAGCGGGGCGACGGACATCGCGCTTTTTGCTCAACTTGGCCGCCACCCGTCCGCCCTCGTCGCTGTCGCTGTTTTGATGGCGATATTCGGGTTGGTGCCCGGCCTCCCCATGGCGCCTTTTCTTCTGGGCTCCGCAGCACTTGGCTATGCCGCTTGGCGACGTACGCAATCCTTGGAGGCAGAGGCCGCATCGGATGCCGCCCCCAGCCCGGAAGCCCTAGAGGCCCCCAAGGAAACCAGCGGTGATTTGTTGGACGTTGATGACATACATGTCGAGTTTTCGCCCGATCTGGTCAGCCTTGCCCTGGACCCGGCCACCGGTCTTGATGCGCGCATCAAGAACATGCGCGAACATGTGGCGCGCTCGTTCGGCGTCCTGCTCCCGGAGATGCGGCTGACCGACCGGGGCGATCTGCCTCCCGGAACTTATTCGATCAAACTCCTCGGGGTCGAACATGCGACAGCCCATCTAAATCCGGCGCGCGTCTTGATGTTGACCCAGGACGGCACCGTCGATCTGCCCGATGGCGAAGAAACGTCCGAGCCCGTCTACGGCGCGCCCGCACGCTGGATTGATCCGCGTGATCGCGAACGCGCGGGCCTTGCCGGGATGACCGTCGTCACCCCATCCGAGGTTCTGGCAACGCATCTTCTAGAAGTTTTGAAACGCAATCTCTCGCGGTTGATGACGTTCAAGACACTGCAGCGGCAACTCGATGCGTTCATCACGCTGAGCGACGGCACGCGGTCCGAGGAAAACCGCCGCCTTCTCAATGAATTGGTGCCCGACAAGGTGCCTCTCGACCTCCTACATTCGATCCTGCGCCTGTTGCTGTCCGAACAGGTCTCGATCCGCAACCTGCCCCTGATACTGGAAGCGATTGCCGAATCCCGAGGGACCACGACCCAGCCCGAGATGATCTGCGAGCACGTTCGCCAACGCCTCGGCTTCCAGTTGATCGCCGAAATGAAGCGCAGTGATGGCACCTTGCCCCTGATTCAACTGTCGAGCGATTGGGAAGATATCTTCATGCGCTTCCAGATCGGTGGTGATGGCGGCCTGCCTGAGATCGCGCTGCCGCCCGATGAATTCAACGCCTTGGCGAAATCTGTGGCCGAGAAAGTCGCAACCGCCAGCGAGAAGGGCACATTTCCGGCTGTTGTGACCTCTTCCATGCGCCGCCGCTTCCTGCGCACCGTATTGTCGGCTCGCGGCATCACCAACCCCGTTTTTTCGTTCGAGGAAATCGGGTTGGAAGCGAAACCAGCGCTTGTGGGGTTGGCCGCGCCATGA
- the flhB gene encoding flagellar type III secretion system protein FlhB gives MSDDDTSPSDKPYDASPKKLEDARNKGEIVRSQDLNTAVIYGGFLLSGSILAPWLVQNLGQLVQTTLGQAEVIAPLMLGPGGDGPAVGLLSSSLLATGAIVMIPAGLLLVALLAQRALLFTPSKLAPKLNRLSPLGNAKQKYGPQGLFQFAKSAAKLALVSLFLALFLWARAETILAALYGTAGQLLEQLGRLSLDFLMAVAGMTAVIGVVDWFWEWSQLQLRNRMTRQELMDESKSAEGDPHMKQQRRMRGQEIAMNQMIGDVAGADVVVVNPTHYAVALKWDRTGGGVPVCVAKGVDEVARRIREAASEAAVPIFSDPPTARALHASIDIGAPIEPDQYRAVAAAIRFADLMRSKAKARP, from the coding sequence ATGAGCGACGACGACACCAGTCCAAGCGACAAGCCATATGATGCCTCCCCGAAAAAGCTGGAGGATGCCCGCAACAAGGGTGAGATCGTTCGCTCGCAAGACCTGAACACCGCCGTGATCTACGGCGGTTTCCTGTTGTCCGGCTCTATCCTTGCCCCGTGGCTGGTCCAGAACCTGGGGCAATTGGTTCAAACGACCTTGGGCCAGGCCGAGGTCATCGCCCCCCTGATGCTTGGCCCCGGCGGCGACGGGCCCGCTGTTGGGCTGCTGTCGAGTAGCCTTCTGGCCACCGGCGCAATCGTCATGATTCCGGCCGGACTTCTGCTGGTGGCCTTGCTTGCGCAACGGGCCTTGTTGTTTACACCCTCCAAGCTGGCCCCGAAGCTCAACCGACTGTCTCCCCTCGGAAATGCCAAGCAGAAATACGGTCCCCAAGGTCTGTTCCAGTTCGCCAAATCGGCGGCGAAACTGGCGCTCGTGTCGCTGTTTCTGGCGCTCTTCCTATGGGCGCGCGCAGAGACTATTCTGGCCGCGCTCTATGGGACGGCCGGTCAGCTTCTTGAACAATTGGGCCGCCTCTCGCTTGATTTCCTGATGGCCGTGGCGGGAATGACGGCCGTTATCGGCGTCGTCGACTGGTTCTGGGAATGGAGCCAATTGCAGCTGCGCAATCGCATGACCCGGCAGGAACTGATGGACGAATCAAAAAGCGCCGAGGGCGACCCCCACATGAAACAGCAGCGCCGGATGCGGGGGCAGGAAATCGCCATGAACCAGATGATCGGCGACGTGGCTGGCGCTGATGTTGTTGTCGTGAACCCGACCCATTACGCCGTCGCCCTGAAATGGGATCGCACTGGGGGCGGCGTGCCGGTGTGCGTCGCCAAGGGCGTCGATGAGGTGGCGCGGCGCATCCGCGAGGCCGCGTCCGAGGCTGCCGTTCCGATCTTCTCGGATCCGCCAACAGCACGCGCCTTGCACGCCAGCATCGATATCGGTGCCCCCATTGAACCCGACCAATACCGCGCCGTCGCCGCCGCCATCCGCTTTGCTGATCTCATGCGGTCGAAAGCGAAGGCACGCCCATGA
- a CDS encoding flagellar basal body-associated FliL family protein, translating into MKRLLLPIILLFVGVGGGVGAGLMLGGDDAPASEADDAQGAEDEHAEEDDGHGEDDADDHAGDDGHGEDEDHGEPARVEPAGEGTEYVRINNQFVVPIVRNGAVRSLVVLSLSLEVDTGGSSAVFNYEPRLRDSFLRVMFAHANAGGFDGRFTEAEALAPLRSALREAAQSVLGRGSTYDVLITDITRQDA; encoded by the coding sequence ATGAAACGATTGCTTTTGCCGATCATCTTGCTGTTCGTCGGCGTTGGCGGCGGCGTTGGTGCCGGGTTGATGCTCGGCGGCGACGACGCCCCGGCGTCTGAGGCGGACGATGCCCAAGGGGCGGAAGATGAGCATGCTGAAGAGGATGACGGCCATGGAGAAGATGACGCCGATGATCACGCGGGCGATGATGGCCACGGGGAAGATGAGGATCACGGTGAGCCGGCGCGTGTAGAACCGGCCGGCGAAGGGACGGAGTACGTTCGCATCAACAATCAGTTCGTCGTGCCCATCGTGCGCAACGGGGCTGTACGGTCTCTTGTCGTCCTGTCGCTGTCCCTAGAGGTCGACACGGGCGGCAGCAGCGCGGTTTTCAACTATGAGCCACGATTGAGAGACAGCTTTCTCAGGGTCATGTTCGCCCATGCCAACGCTGGCGGCTTTGACGGACGCTTCACCGAGGCAGAAGCCCTGGCCCCGCTCAGATCGGCACTGCGTGAAGCGGCGCAAAGCGTGCTTGGGCGCGGCTCGACCTACGATGTCTTGATTACGGACATTACGCGGCAGGACGCCTGA
- the fliF gene encoding flagellar basal-body MS-ring/collar protein FliF gives MSEGNGPERLGVKGNVLNALLEMWNGLDGRRRGLLIGGIAALAVVLVILTRIASQPSYQILYSGLDPAAAGEVLDALAARGVAHRIDGDQIFVDATQRDELRMALAGEGLPANGPQGYELLDSLSGFGTTSQMFDAAYWRAKEGELSRTILASPAIRAARVHIANPSSDPFQPTNEVTASVAIRPSSGGLAPGHAQALRYLVASSVPGLRPENVTVIDADSGQVLGGQGQMTPAADAAGRAVQLQQNIERLLAARVGPGNAVVQVSVELETARETILERVIDPESRVIIATDTEELDNATTDGAAAGVTVASNLPDGDGAAGEGSSAQTTESRERVTFDMSELQREIEREPGDIRRITVAVLLNGVEEVNNNGTVETIPRPAAEVEALTELVRSAMGYDEARGDLVTIQSMAFDAAAITDLTEASFADRLNLDLGQIIQTLVLALVALAIAFGLLRPLISRATPNGLNTLPPLDPAGSLPAPQVEAAFDPAALPMATATDLPELPGAASSAEPLPPLSQLSQMGVAFDDALPMMMSGALTEEVEQNLEDMDPVDRLRLLIQEREEETVQILRSWMNEDEETAG, from the coding sequence ATGTCTGAGGGCAACGGGCCAGAACGGCTCGGCGTGAAAGGGAACGTGTTGAACGCGCTGCTGGAAATGTGGAACGGATTGGATGGGCGCCGTCGGGGGCTGTTGATTGGTGGTATCGCCGCGCTTGCCGTCGTGCTGGTTATTCTGACGCGGATTGCGTCTCAGCCTTCTTACCAGATTCTGTACAGTGGTCTGGATCCCGCCGCTGCCGGTGAAGTCTTGGATGCCTTGGCCGCACGGGGCGTTGCCCATAGAATTGACGGCGATCAGATCTTTGTTGACGCGACACAGCGCGATGAACTTCGGATGGCGTTGGCGGGCGAAGGTCTGCCCGCAAACGGACCCCAAGGCTATGAGTTGCTTGATTCGCTGTCGGGCTTCGGGACGACATCGCAAATGTTTGACGCGGCCTACTGGCGCGCCAAGGAAGGGGAGCTGTCTCGGACAATTCTTGCCTCTCCGGCGATCAGGGCCGCGCGGGTCCATATCGCCAACCCCTCGTCCGACCCATTCCAGCCGACCAATGAGGTAACCGCTTCGGTCGCGATTCGCCCCTCATCCGGCGGGCTCGCGCCGGGTCATGCCCAGGCGCTTCGGTATCTGGTTGCTTCGTCAGTCCCCGGTCTGCGGCCGGAGAACGTCACGGTGATCGATGCCGATTCGGGACAGGTCCTCGGCGGACAGGGGCAGATGACCCCGGCCGCCGATGCGGCAGGCCGTGCCGTGCAATTGCAGCAGAATATCGAGCGGTTGCTGGCGGCCCGTGTGGGGCCAGGTAACGCTGTCGTCCAGGTCTCGGTTGAATTGGAAACGGCCCGTGAGACGATTCTGGAGCGTGTGATCGATCCGGAAAGCCGGGTGATCATCGCCACCGACACGGAGGAATTGGACAACGCGACGACGGACGGCGCCGCTGCCGGTGTCACGGTGGCGTCGAACCTGCCGGACGGGGATGGGGCCGCTGGTGAAGGTTCGTCCGCGCAAACGACCGAATCGCGCGAGCGGGTCACCTTCGACATGTCCGAATTGCAGCGAGAGATCGAGCGGGAGCCGGGCGACATTCGCCGCATCACCGTCGCGGTCCTGCTCAACGGGGTCGAAGAGGTCAACAACAACGGAACCGTGGAAACGATACCGCGCCCCGCCGCCGAAGTGGAGGCGCTGACAGAGCTTGTCCGTTCTGCCATGGGCTACGACGAAGCGCGGGGTGATTTGGTCACGATTCAATCGATGGCCTTCGACGCGGCGGCCATCACGGATCTGACCGAGGCGAGTTTCGCCGATCGCCTGAACCTCGATCTCGGTCAGATTATTCAAACCTTGGTGCTTGCTCTCGTGGCGCTGGCAATCGCGTTCGGCTTGCTCCGCCCGCTGATCTCGCGGGCCACGCCCAATGGCTTGAACACGCTGCCCCCGCTCGATCCGGCCGGCAGCCTCCCGGCGCCCCAAGTGGAGGCGGCGTTCGATCCGGCGGCCTTGCCCATGGCCACTGCCACAGATCTGCCGGAACTGCCCGGCGCCGCGTCGTCGGCCGAGCCACTGCCACCGCTATCGCAATTGTCGCAGATGGGCGTCGCCTTTGACGATGCACTGCCGATGATGATGTCAGGCGCCCTGACCGAAGAGGTTGAACAGAACCTAGAGGACATGGATCCCGTGGATCGCCTTCGCCTGTTGATTCAGGAACGTGAGGAAGAAACCGTTCAGATCTTGCGCAGTTGGATGAACGAAGATGAGGAGACCGCAGGATGA
- the flgH gene encoding flagellar basal body L-ring protein FlgH: MNTRAYVFLILAAISLSGCGRLSEIGQTPDLTSPADGNEVFAMNVRPIPDARDVPDRAEGASLWTSGRASLLGDRRASARGDILTVVIEIDDSAEFSNSSERERSGSEQMGIPNLFGLPQRVDGLLTQGGSLGEAVEFDSASSSSGEGATRRNEQLTLRVAATITEVLQNGVLRIEGSQEVRVNNEVRELLVTGYVRPEDISRQNAIEYDRIAAARISYGGRGLITDVQRPRYGQEIADTILPF; encoded by the coding sequence ATGAATACTCGTGCCTATGTTTTTCTAATCCTCGCTGCGATCAGCCTTTCGGGCTGTGGCCGTTTGTCAGAGATCGGGCAGACCCCGGATCTGACCTCTCCCGCCGATGGGAATGAGGTTTTCGCCATGAATGTGAGACCCATTCCCGACGCGCGTGATGTGCCGGACCGGGCCGAGGGGGCCTCTCTTTGGACATCGGGGCGGGCCTCGCTTCTGGGCGACCGCCGCGCCAGCGCGCGTGGGGACATCCTGACCGTCGTGATCGAAATCGATGACAGCGCCGAGTTCTCCAATTCGTCCGAGCGCGAGCGCTCCGGGTCCGAGCAGATGGGCATCCCCAATCTCTTTGGCCTGCCGCAACGGGTGGACGGATTGCTGACCCAAGGCGGATCGCTTGGCGAAGCGGTCGAGTTTGACAGCGCCAGCAGCTCATCCGGCGAAGGTGCCACGCGACGCAATGAACAGCTTACCCTACGGGTCGCGGCGACGATTACCGAGGTGCTTCAGAATGGCGTTCTGCGCATCGAGGGCAGTCAAGAGGTTCGGGTGAACAACGAGGTACGAGAGCTTCTGGTAACAGGCTACGTGCGGCCCGAGGACATCTCGCGCCAGAACGCCATCGAGTATGATCGAATCGCCGCTGCCCGAATCTCTTACGGGGGACGCGGGTTGATCACGGACGTTCAGCGGCCGCGCTACGGCCAGGAAATCGCCGACACCATTCTGCCATTCTGA
- the motA gene encoding flagellar motor stator protein MotA encodes MLGIVGIVVVFVMVFGGYKLAGGKFGIILKSLPFESMMIIGAAVGAFLISNDKGAIKATLSALVKVFKGPTWKNSDYQDLLCLLFELIRLQRQNAVAVEEHIENPEGSEIFGRYPKILKDHEAIELICDTMRSAAMNYNDPHQVEEVLDKRLDQNVHHQMHGSHAMQTVADGLPALGIVAAVLGVIKTMASIDQPPEVLGGLIGGALVGTFLGVFLAYGFVGPFAAKMKTMIEEDHQFYLMIREVLIANLHSHATNICIEVGRQNAPHHMRPDFNELEEALRGLKQAA; translated from the coding sequence ATGCTTGGAATTGTTGGAATCGTCGTCGTCTTCGTCATGGTCTTTGGCGGCTATAAACTGGCCGGAGGCAAGTTCGGGATCATCCTGAAGTCACTCCCGTTCGAGTCGATGATGATCATTGGCGCTGCCGTGGGCGCCTTCCTGATTTCTAACGACAAAGGGGCCATCAAGGCGACGCTCAGCGCCCTTGTGAAAGTGTTCAAAGGCCCGACATGGAAAAATTCGGACTACCAGGACTTGCTTTGTTTGCTGTTCGAACTGATCCGATTGCAGCGCCAGAACGCCGTCGCGGTCGAAGAGCACATCGAAAACCCGGAAGGCTCCGAGATTTTCGGGAGATACCCAAAGATCCTGAAAGATCATGAAGCGATAGAGCTGATCTGCGACACGATGCGGTCCGCGGCGATGAACTACAACGATCCCCACCAGGTGGAAGAGGTTTTGGACAAACGTCTGGACCAGAATGTCCATCATCAGATGCACGGCAGTCACGCGATGCAAACGGTCGCCGATGGTTTGCCCGCCCTTGGGATCGTTGCGGCTGTTCTGGGAGTTATCAAGACGATGGCCTCCATCGACCAACCGCCAGAAGTTCTGGGCGGACTGATCGGCGGCGCACTTGTCGGCACCTTCCTCGGCGTGTTTCTGGCATACGGCTTCGTGGGTCCATTTGCGGCAAAAATGAAGACCATGATCGAAGAGGACCATCAGTTCTATTTAATGATCCGGGAAGTGCTGATTGCAAACCTCCACAGTCACGCAACCAACATCTGTATCGAGGTCGGTCGCCAAAACGCGCCGCACCACATGCGTCCGGATTTCAATGAACTGGAAGAGGCATTGCGCGGCCTGAAGCAAGCCGCATGA
- a CDS encoding flagellar basal body-associated FliL family protein, translating to MAEDEEIEELKTKKGLLVPLLLGVILAAAGGGGGFWAVTQGPLASATGGDEHAGDDEGSHGEDEDHGPDLGPTDVAFLELETMVISLGAEESNRNLIFSAALEVRPEHLEEVTELIPRVLDVLNSYLRVIAISELSEPTSLARLRSQMLRRIQVVTGTGRVRDLLVTQFLVN from the coding sequence ATGGCAGAAGACGAAGAAATAGAAGAGCTCAAGACGAAGAAGGGCTTACTTGTACCGCTCTTGCTGGGGGTGATTCTGGCTGCAGCGGGCGGTGGGGGCGGCTTTTGGGCCGTCACACAGGGGCCTTTGGCATCGGCGACGGGCGGTGATGAACACGCTGGAGACGATGAGGGAAGCCATGGGGAAGACGAAGATCATGGACCCGATCTGGGTCCGACGGATGTCGCATTCCTTGAACTGGAAACGATGGTGATTTCGCTTGGCGCGGAAGAGTCAAACAGGAACCTGATCTTTTCTGCGGCCCTCGAAGTCCGGCCCGAGCATTTGGAAGAAGTGACCGAACTGATCCCTCGGGTCCTGGACGTCTTGAACTCTTACCTGCGCGTGATCGCGATTTCGGAATTGAGCGAGCCCACGAGCCTCGCGCGTTTGCGATCGCAAATGTTGCGCCGCATCCAGGTGGTGACCGGTACCGGCCGTGTTCGCGACCTTCTCGTCACACAATTTCTGGTGAACTGA
- a CDS encoding DUF6468 domain-containing protein gives MTILMSFGADILVILASLGAMAYCMVLSRRLSRLTSFDKGLGGAIAVMSSQVDEMKAALKEAKSGSDGAGNQLNDLVHQAREISSELEMMIAACHDFAEEAISVQAPVTVTPEDPPAETTELEIKPEDSQDDSVTPIFGSRRAAAEKDQGTAPAPEPLFGRRKSALG, from the coding sequence ATGACTATTCTAATGAGTTTCGGCGCCGATATCCTCGTCATCCTCGCAAGCCTTGGCGCGATGGCCTATTGCATGGTTCTCTCGCGCCGCCTGTCACGGCTGACCAGTTTCGACAAGGGCCTTGGTGGCGCGATCGCGGTGATGTCCAGCCAGGTCGATGAGATGAAAGCGGCCCTGAAAGAAGCCAAGTCGGGATCCGATGGCGCGGGCAACCAGCTTAATGATCTGGTTCATCAAGCCCGAGAGATTTCGTCCGAACTGGAGATGATGATCGCAGCCTGCCACGACTTCGCAGAAGAGGCGATCTCGGTTCAGGCGCCCGTCACAGTAACCCCCGAGGACCCACCCGCAGAGACGACCGAGCTGGAAATCAAACCGGAAGATTCGCAGGACGACAGCGTCACACCGATATTCGGATCTCGTCGCGCCGCCGCCGAAAAGGACCAGGGTACAGCCCCGGCACCAGAGCCGCTGTTTGGGCGTCGCAAATCGGCGCTGGGCTGA
- a CDS encoding MotE family protein codes for MGLLFAASIVLRLGTLDLSLVSTAEASDPEPHASAVGPTAPIRAALDEVTALRDRLAEREAAVEDRERAIEAAQLLIEERLAVLEAAELRLQALIQTSDSAAEADLARLTEVYQTMEADQTAALFAQMDPNFAAGFLTRMTPAASGAIMAELDPAIAYAISVVIATRNAGAPTLHEPDAAPDPDTES; via the coding sequence TTGGGGCTTCTTTTCGCCGCTTCCATCGTCTTGCGCCTTGGAACACTGGATCTCAGCCTTGTGTCGACCGCAGAGGCGTCAGATCCAGAGCCGCACGCATCGGCCGTAGGCCCAACAGCCCCGATCCGCGCCGCCTTGGACGAAGTGACCGCCTTGCGGGACCGTTTGGCTGAGCGTGAAGCCGCCGTTGAAGACCGGGAGCGTGCCATTGAAGCAGCGCAACTGTTGATTGAAGAGCGTTTGGCCGTCTTGGAGGCTGCGGAATTGCGCCTGCAGGCGCTCATTCAGACGTCAGATTCCGCCGCCGAAGCCGACCTCGCGCGGTTGACGGAAGTGTACCAAACCATGGAAGCGGACCAAACCGCCGCCCTGTTCGCGCAGATGGATCCCAATTTCGCCGCCGGTTTCCTGACCCGCATGACCCCCGCCGCAAGTGGTGCGATCATGGCAGAACTGGACCCGGCGATCGCCTACGCAATCTCGGTCGTGATCGCGACCCGCAACGCCGGGGCGCCGACGCTGCACGAACCTGATGCGGCACCCGATCCAGACACCGAATCTTAA